The following are encoded in a window of Alphaproteobacteria bacterium LSUCC0719 genomic DNA:
- a CDS encoding TetR family transcriptional regulator C-terminal domain-containing protein yields the protein MSGNVKPRALDRSAGGKTRIQKENETRILHAALEVFSESGFHGATLDRIAAVASMSKPNLLYYFKNKEEIHIALLTGLLDVWLAPLREIRPDGNPVDEIGSYIRRKLDSSRSFPRESRLFANEILAGAPHIGDFLQTELKQLVDEKAAILQGWIDDGRMAPCDPRHVLFAIWSTTQHYADFSVQVRHVLGLGAGDKSYYDEATTMLETLFLGQLINRDIPG from the coding sequence ATGTCAGGTAATGTAAAGCCGCGCGCCTTGGACAGATCGGCGGGTGGCAAGACCCGGATTCAGAAAGAAAACGAGACGCGGATCCTGCATGCCGCGCTTGAGGTGTTCTCGGAAAGCGGGTTTCACGGGGCGACGCTTGATCGCATCGCCGCGGTGGCCAGCATGTCGAAGCCGAACCTGCTGTATTATTTCAAGAACAAGGAAGAAATCCACATTGCCCTGCTGACCGGGCTGCTGGATGTCTGGCTGGCACCGCTTCGCGAAATCCGCCCCGACGGCAACCCGGTTGACGAGATCGGGTCCTATATCCGTCGCAAGCTCGACTCCTCGCGCAGTTTTCCGCGCGAATCACGGTTGTTCGCGAACGAGATCCTTGCCGGCGCACCCCATATAGGGGATTTCCTGCAGACCGAGCTGAAACAGCTTGTTGATGAAAAGGCGGCCATTCTGCAGGGCTGGATCGATGATGGCCGGATGGCCCCCTGTGACCCGCGTCATGTGCTGTTCGCCATCTGGTCGACAACCCAGCATTATGCCGATTTCAGCGTCCAGGTGCGGCATGTTCTGGGTCTCGGTGCAGGCGACAAGAGCTATTATGACGAGGCCACAACCATGCTGGAAACACTGTTTCTGGGCCAGCTGATCAACCGGGATATACCCGGCTGA
- the hydA gene encoding dihydropyrimidinase — MSTVIKDGTIVTADRTYKADVLVENGRITKIGEGLSGTETLDATGCYVMPGGIDPHTHLEMPFMGTYSSDDFESGTRAALSGGTTMVVDFCLPAPDQSLLTAIQAWDNKSSRATTDYSFHMAITWWGEQVFNEMPEVVKKGINTFKHFMAYKGALMVDDDEMYASFQRCAELGAMPLVHAENGDVVAQLQAKLMEEGNNGPEAHAYSRPPEVEGEATNRAIMIADMAGVPLYVVHVSCEQAHEAIRRARQKGMRVYGEPLIQHLLLDESEYANPNWDHAAQRVMSPPFRNKLHQDSLWAGLQAGSLQVVATDHCAFTTEQKRYGVGDFTKIPNGTGGLEDRMPLLWTNGVETGRLTMNEFVAATSTNIAKALNLYPRKGAILEGADADIVVLDPNREKTISHSTQQSSIDYNVFEGFKVKGLPRFTMTRGYVAIQEDEVKTREGHGKFVPREPFSATNKALSKWKELTAPRAVIRDPANMPAGV, encoded by the coding sequence ATGAGCACCGTCATCAAGGATGGAACCATCGTCACCGCCGACCGCACCTACAAGGCAGATGTTCTTGTCGAGAACGGCAGGATTACGAAGATTGGTGAAGGCCTGTCCGGCACCGAAACGCTGGACGCCACCGGATGCTATGTCATGCCGGGCGGTATCGACCCGCACACGCATCTCGAAATGCCGTTCATGGGCACCTATTCCAGTGACGATTTTGAATCCGGCACCCGTGCCGCACTGTCGGGCGGCACCACCATGGTAGTGGATTTCTGTCTGCCGGCACCGGACCAGTCACTGCTGACGGCGATCCAGGCCTGGGACAACAAATCCTCTCGCGCCACAACCGATTATTCCTTCCACATGGCGATCACATGGTGGGGTGAACAGGTATTCAATGAAATGCCCGAAGTGGTGAAGAAAGGTATCAACACCTTCAAGCATTTCATGGCCTATAAGGGCGCGCTGATGGTCGATGATGACGAGATGTATGCCAGCTTCCAACGTTGTGCAGAGCTGGGCGCGATGCCACTTGTCCATGCCGAGAATGGCGATGTTGTCGCACAGCTGCAGGCCAAGCTTATGGAAGAGGGCAATAACGGGCCGGAGGCGCATGCCTATTCCCGCCCCCCCGAAGTCGAAGGCGAGGCCACCAACCGCGCCATCATGATCGCCGACATGGCTGGCGTGCCGCTCTATGTCGTTCATGTATCGTGCGAACAGGCGCATGAGGCCATCCGCCGGGCCCGCCAGAAAGGCATGCGGGTCTATGGCGAACCGTTGATCCAGCATCTGCTGCTCGACGAAAGCGAATATGCCAATCCGAACTGGGATCATGCCGCCCAGCGCGTGATGTCGCCGCCATTCCGCAACAAGCTGCATCAGGACAGCCTGTGGGCAGGTCTGCAGGCCGGCAGCCTGCAGGTTGTGGCGACCGATCATTGCGCTTTCACCACCGAGCAGAAGCGGTATGGCGTTGGCGATTTCACCAAGATTCCGAACGGCACCGGCGGCCTTGAAGACCGTATGCCGCTGCTGTGGACGAATGGTGTCGAGACCGGGCGTCTGACAATGAATGAATTCGTTGCCGCCACCTCGACCAACATTGCCAAGGCGCTGAACCTGTACCCACGCAAGGGCGCCATACTCGAGGGGGCCGATGCCGACATTGTCGTGCTTGATCCGAACCGCGAGAAAACGATCTCGCACAGCACCCAGCAATCATCCATCGACTATAATGTGTTCGAAGGTTTCAAGGTAAAGGGGCTGCCACGGTTCACCATGACCCGCGGCTATGTTGCGATTCAGGAGGACGAGGTGAAGACCCGCGAGGGGCATGGCAAGTTCGTGCCCCGTGAACCCTTCTCTGCAACCAACAAGGCGCTGTCAAAGTGGAAAGAGCTGACGGCACCGCGCGCGGTGATCCGGGACCCGGCCAATATGCCGGCCGGGGTATGA
- a CDS encoding ABC transporter permease, producing the protein MTGFQRAIATLGSLAAAMALITALAMFGQTGMALAAFSACLVILGLRHRFGLLPQARFDLIASLVGMVMILSILDGDMPTASWPLLIACWLFGWLAVEKTMAARNLPKGLSAAVSLAVPVFFGAWIIFVWEAVTIGLKIPTVLLPPPSMIALRFAESTSILWADFQQTVIKAALSGYILGCGSAFIVAILIDRIPFLQRGLLPVGNFVSALPIVGIAPIMVMWFGFDWQSKAAVVVVMTFFPMLVNTVAGLQATQAMERDLLRTYASSYFQLLIKLRLPTAAPFIFNALKINSTLALIGAIVAEFFGTPIVGLGFRISTEVGRMNVDMVWAEIVVAALAGSISYGLLSLLERQVTFWHPSNRRKTS; encoded by the coding sequence ATGACCGGGTTCCAGCGCGCCATTGCCACGCTTGGCAGCCTTGCCGCGGCGATGGCGCTGATCACCGCCCTTGCCATGTTTGGCCAGACCGGGATGGCACTGGCGGCATTCAGTGCCTGTCTCGTCATTCTCGGCTTGCGGCATCGCTTCGGCCTGCTGCCGCAGGCGCGGTTCGATCTGATTGCGAGCCTTGTCGGCATGGTGATGATCCTGTCCATTCTTGACGGCGACATGCCGACGGCAAGCTGGCCGCTGCTGATTGCCTGCTGGCTTTTCGGCTGGCTGGCGGTGGAAAAGACAATGGCGGCGCGCAACCTTCCCAAGGGTCTGTCCGCCGCAGTGTCGCTGGCAGTGCCGGTCTTCTTTGGTGCCTGGATCATCTTTGTATGGGAAGCGGTCACAATCGGGCTGAAGATACCGACCGTCCTGCTGCCGCCGCCATCGATGATCGCGCTTCGCTTTGCCGAATCCACATCCATCCTCTGGGCTGATTTCCAGCAGACCGTCATCAAGGCGGCGCTGAGCGGCTATATTCTGGGCTGTGGCAGCGCCTTTATCGTCGCCATTCTGATTGATCGCATTCCCTTCCTGCAACGCGGCCTGCTGCCGGTCGGCAACTTCGTCTCGGCGCTGCCGATTGTCGGCATCGCGCCGATCATGGTGATGTGGTTCGGCTTCGACTGGCAGTCGAAAGCGGCTGTGGTTGTGGTGATGACCTTTTTCCCGATGCTGGTGAACACCGTCGCCGGATTGCAGGCGACACAGGCGATGGAGCGTGACCTGCTGCGAACCTACGCCTCTTCCTATTTTCAGCTGCTGATCAAACTGCGACTGCCGACCGCAGCGCCGTTCATCTTCAATGCGCTGAAGATCAATTCCACGCTGGCGCTGATCGGCGCCATCGTCGCCGAATTCTTTGGCACCCCGATTGTTGGCCTTGGCTTTCGTATCTCGACCGAAGTCGGTCGGATGAATGTTGATATGGTATGGGCGGAAATTGTTGTCGCCGCCCTTGCCGGATCAATCAGCTACGGCCTTCTCAGCCTGCTGGAACGGCAGGTTACCTTCTGGCACCCGTCGAACCGCCGGAAGACCTCATAA
- the preA gene encoding NAD-dependent dihydropyrimidine dehydrogenase subunit PreA has translation MADLRNDFVGIKSPNPFWLASAPPTDKEYNVVRAFKAGWGGVVWKTLGLDPHIVNVGGPRYGAIWGADRRLLGLNNIELITDRPLEVNLQEIKSVKRDWPDRAVVTSLMVPCEEPCWEQILRQVEDTGCDGVELNFGCPHGMSERGMGAAVGQVPEYIEMVTRWAKANTRMPVIVKLTPNITDVRYPARAAHAGGADAVSLINTISSIISVDLDSFAPQPTIDGKGTHGGYCGPAVKPIALNMVASIARDPETASLPISGIGGVTTWRDAAEFMALGAGNVQVCTAAMTYGFKIIDDLVEGLAQWMDNAGHATLDAIYGRAVPNVTEWQYLNLNYTAKARIDQDSCIKCGRCHIACEDTSHQAITNMVDGERRFEVIDEECVGCNLCVNVCPVENCITMEQIPAGDMDHRTGKPVSDEYGNWTMHPNNPMRDAAE, from the coding sequence ATGGCTGACCTTAGAAATGACTTCGTTGGAATCAAATCCCCCAATCCGTTCTGGCTTGCTTCGGCACCACCGACAGACAAGGAATACAACGTCGTCCGTGCCTTCAAGGCAGGCTGGGGCGGGGTGGTATGGAAAACCCTCGGTCTCGACCCTCACATCGTCAATGTCGGCGGCCCGCGCTATGGCGCGATCTGGGGTGCCGACCGGCGTCTGCTGGGGCTGAACAACATCGAACTGATCACCGACCGGCCACTTGAAGTGAACCTTCAGGAAATCAAGTCGGTCAAGCGTGACTGGCCCGACCGTGCCGTTGTCACCAGCCTGATGGTCCCCTGCGAGGAACCTTGCTGGGAGCAGATCCTGCGGCAGGTCGAGGATACGGGATGCGACGGTGTCGAGCTGAATTTCGGCTGTCCCCACGGCATGTCGGAACGCGGCATGGGGGCGGCGGTTGGCCAGGTTCCCGAATATATCGAGATGGTGACACGATGGGCGAAGGCGAACACCCGTATGCCGGTGATCGTCAAGCTGACGCCGAACATCACCGATGTGCGGTATCCGGCCCGCGCGGCGCATGCCGGCGGTGCCGATGCGGTATCACTGATCAACACCATCAGCTCGATCATCTCTGTCGATCTCGACTCATTCGCACCCCAGCCGACAATTGATGGCAAGGGAACGCATGGCGGCTATTGCGGCCCGGCGGTAAAGCCGATCGCGCTGAACATGGTGGCTTCCATTGCGCGCGATCCGGAAACGGCCTCGCTTCCCATTTCAGGAATCGGCGGCGTTACCACCTGGCGGGACGCCGCCGAATTCATGGCTCTCGGGGCCGGCAATGTTCAGGTCTGCACCGCCGCCATGACCTATGGATTCAAGATCATCGACGATCTTGTCGAAGGGCTGGCACAATGGATGGACAATGCCGGCCATGCCACTCTCGACGCCATTTACGGCCGTGCCGTGCCGAACGTCACAGAGTGGCAGTATCTGAACCTGAACTACACCGCCAAGGCGCGTATCGATCAGGACAGCTGCATCAAATGCGGGCGGTGTCATATCGCCTGTGAGGACACATCACATCAGGCCATCACCAACATGGTTGACGGCGAGCGGCGGTTCGAGGTGATCGACGAGGAATGCGTCGGCTGTAACCTGTGCGTCAATGTCTGTCCGGTGGAAAACTGCATCACCATGGAACAGATCCCGGCCGGCGACATGGACCACCGCACCGGAAAACCGGTGTCCGATGAATATGGCAACTGGACGATGCATCCCAACAATCCGATGCGGGACGCGGCGGAATAG
- a CDS encoding amino acid synthesis family protein, whose amino-acid sequence MDAKLEIRKMVATVEDLFTDAGVAVSGRSRKCIVAAVIANPLAGQPDGDLERLKDLGAVVSARLVARGLEALGAAPDDVESYGKGAIIGINGEIEHAAALIHPRFGAPVRGALGEATEIIPSTKKLAGPGASITVPMTSKQSIWDFDHMDAAEISIDDAPHPDEIVVILALGVGGRPRKRTQPDS is encoded by the coding sequence ATGGATGCAAAGCTTGAAATCCGCAAAATGGTGGCAACGGTCGAGGATCTTTTCACGGATGCCGGCGTGGCGGTATCCGGACGAAGCCGGAAATGTATTGTTGCGGCGGTGATTGCCAACCCGCTGGCAGGCCAGCCCGACGGCGACCTCGAACGTCTCAAGGATCTTGGTGCGGTGGTTTCGGCAAGGCTGGTGGCCCGTGGGTTGGAAGCGCTCGGCGCTGCGCCGGATGATGTCGAATCCTATGGCAAGGGTGCGATCATCGGCATCAATGGCGAGATCGAACATGCCGCGGCCTTGATCCATCCGCGCTTTGGCGCGCCGGTTCGCGGTGCCCTTGGCGAGGCAACAGAGATTATCCCATCCACCAAGAAGCTTGCCGGTCCGGGGGCCAGCATAACCGTCCCGATGACAAGCAAGCAGAGCATCTGGGATTTTGACCATATGGACGCCGCCGAGATCAGCATCGACGATGCGCCGCATCCCGACGAGATTGTGGTCATCCTCGCGCTCGGCGTTGGGGGCCGCCCCCGCAAACGTACGCAGCCTGACAGCTGA
- a CDS encoding ABC transporter permease yields MTGTVSRAAPIVVVVAAIMVIWYGFTVHLNAPWQIERYEKAGTEWQMRDLVRDTMAQDRPVLPAPHQIVTEIWNTTVKKKITSKRSLIYHGSITLSSTLLGFAMGTVLGIGLAVSIVENRAMDKSLMPWIITSQTIPILAIAPMIIVVLNAVGLSGLVPKAMISTYLSFFPVVVGMVKGLRSPDPMLMDLMRTYKASRLQTFWKLRLPASVPFLFASMKVAVAISLVGAIVGELPTGAVAGLGARLLAGSYYGQTIQIWSALIAAACMAALLVGVVGVISHIALRRMGLRA; encoded by the coding sequence ATGACAGGCACGGTCAGCAGGGCAGCGCCGATTGTCGTCGTCGTCGCGGCGATCATGGTGATCTGGTACGGCTTTACCGTGCATCTGAATGCGCCCTGGCAAATTGAGCGCTACGAGAAGGCCGGAACCGAATGGCAGATGCGCGATCTTGTGCGCGATACGATGGCGCAGGATCGTCCGGTGCTGCCGGCACCACACCAGATCGTCACGGAAATCTGGAATACCACAGTCAAAAAGAAAATCACCTCGAAGCGGTCGCTGATCTATCACGGCAGCATCACCCTGTCATCGACCCTGCTCGGCTTTGCCATGGGCACCGTCCTCGGTATCGGGCTGGCGGTGTCGATTGTCGAAAACAGGGCGATGGACAAGTCGCTGATGCCGTGGATCATCACCAGCCAGACAATCCCGATCCTGGCCATTGCGCCGATGATCATCGTGGTGTTGAACGCTGTCGGCTTGTCGGGCCTGGTGCCAAAGGCGATGATTTCCACCTATCTGAGCTTCTTTCCCGTCGTCGTGGGCATGGTCAAGGGACTGCGCAGCCCCGACCCGATGCTGATGGACCTGATGCGCACCTACAAGGCATCCCGCCTTCAGACATTCTGGAAGCTGCGCCTTCCCGCCTCGGTACCATTCCTGTTTGCCTCGATGAAGGTTGCTGTCGCAATCAGTCTTGTCGGTGCGATTGTCGGTGAATTGCCGACCGGTGCCGTCGCCGGGCTTGGCGCACGGCTTCTTGCCGGTTCCTATTACGGTCAGACAATCCAGATCTGGTCGGCGCTGATCGCGGCGGCCTGTATGGCGGCGCTTCTTGTTGGCGTCGTCGGGGTGATCAGCCATATCGCGCTTCGCCGGATGGGGCTTCGGGCATGA
- a CDS encoding Zn-dependent hydrolase, whose translation MDQRGRNFRINGDRLWESLMEMAKIGPGVAGGNNRQTLTDEDAEGRRLYQSWCEAEGLTMGLDKMGTMFARREGTDPSLPPVMVGSHLDTQPTGGKYDGVLGVLAGLEIIRTLNETGIKTRHPIEVVNWTNEEGTRFSPPMMASGVFAGVHTLDWAYGRTDAGGKTVGDELARIGWIGDEEVGARKLAAFFELHIEQGPILEDENIDIGVVTHGQGLNWLQVTLTGKEAHTGSTPMPKRVNAGLGMARITQLVDEIAWSHAPLAVGAVGHCDVFPNSRNIIPGKVVFTIDFRHPKQEVIDDMEARLRAGAGEICDEIGLQMEIEQAGKFDPVEFDDGCVGAIRRAAERLGYSHRDIVSGAGHDACWINRVAPTAMIMCPCVDGLSHNEAEDITKDWATAGADVLFHAVVETAGIVDD comes from the coding sequence ATGGACCAGCGTGGCAGGAATTTCCGGATCAATGGCGACCGGCTTTGGGAGTCACTCATGGAGATGGCAAAGATCGGTCCAGGTGTTGCCGGCGGCAACAACCGCCAGACATTGACCGACGAGGATGCCGAAGGACGCCGCCTGTACCAGTCCTGGTGCGAGGCCGAGGGGCTGACCATGGGGCTGGACAAGATGGGAACCATGTTCGCCCGCCGCGAGGGCACCGATCCGTCATTGCCCCCTGTGATGGTTGGAAGCCATCTCGACACCCAGCCGACCGGCGGAAAATATGACGGTGTCCTGGGTGTTCTTGCCGGGTTGGAGATCATCCGCACACTGAATGAAACCGGGATCAAGACCCGCCACCCCATCGAGGTGGTGAACTGGACGAATGAAGAAGGCACACGGTTCTCGCCGCCAATGATGGCATCGGGTGTTTTCGCCGGCGTTCATACGCTTGACTGGGCCTATGGCCGCACCGATGCCGGTGGCAAGACTGTCGGCGATGAACTGGCCCGCATCGGCTGGATTGGGGACGAAGAGGTTGGCGCGCGCAAGCTGGCCGCCTTTTTCGAACTTCACATCGAACAGGGCCCGATCCTCGAGGATGAAAATATAGATATCGGTGTTGTCACCCACGGGCAGGGGCTGAACTGGCTGCAGGTCACGCTGACCGGCAAGGAGGCGCATACCGGATCCACCCCGATGCCAAAGCGGGTCAATGCCGGCCTCGGTATGGCGCGGATCACCCAGCTGGTCGACGAGATCGCGTGGTCGCATGCGCCGCTTGCGGTTGGTGCCGTCGGGCATTGCGATGTCTTTCCGAATTCGCGCAACATCATTCCCGGCAAGGTCGTCTTCACCATCGATTTCCGCCATCCGAAACAGGAAGTCATTGATGATATGGAGGCAAGGCTGCGCGCCGGTGCCGGGGAAATCTGCGACGAAATCGGACTGCAGATGGAGATCGAACAGGCTGGCAAATTCGACCCGGTCGAATTTGACGATGGCTGCGTTGGCGCCATTCGCCGGGCTGCCGAACGGCTTGGCTATTCACATCGCGACATTGTGTCGGGGGCAGGCCATGATGCCTGCTGGATCAACAGGGTCGCACCGACAGCCATGATCATGTGCCCATGTGTCGACGGGTTGTCGCACAATGAAGCCGAAGACATTACCAAGGACTGGGCGACCGCGGGCGCCGACGTGCTGTTTCATGCCGTCGTCGAAACCGCCGGTATCGTCGATGATTGA
- a CDS encoding ABC transporter ATP-binding protein produces MSQDTNSTAAIHADKLCLTFESNDGPVHALKDVDLTIDKGDFVSFIGPSGCGKTTLLRVIADLEHPTAGAISVNGDTPEQARLAGAYGYVFQAPALLAWRTIERNIGLPLEIMGISRAEQAERVQRTLDLVGLDGFGRKFPWQLSGGMQQRASIARALAFDADLLLMDEPFGALDEIVRDHLNEQLLQLWQKTGKTICFVTHSIPEAVYLSTRIVVMSPRPGRVTDIIESDLPRDRPLDIRESKRFLEIAQRVRNGLREGHSYD; encoded by the coding sequence ATGTCACAGGACACCAACAGCACAGCTGCGATTCATGCGGACAAGCTATGCCTGACCTTTGAGTCGAATGACGGGCCGGTGCACGCGCTGAAGGACGTCGATCTGACCATCGACAAGGGTGATTTCGTGTCTTTCATCGGCCCATCGGGATGCGGCAAGACCACCCTGCTGCGGGTCATCGCCGATCTTGAGCATCCAACAGCCGGTGCCATTTCGGTGAATGGCGACACGCCGGAGCAGGCCCGCCTGGCCGGTGCCTATGGCTATGTCTTTCAGGCACCGGCGCTTCTGGCATGGCGGACGATTGAACGGAATATCGGCCTGCCGCTGGAAATCATGGGGATCAGCCGTGCCGAACAGGCCGAGCGCGTCCAGCGAACGCTGGACCTTGTCGGACTCGACGGGTTTGGCCGGAAATTCCCCTGGCAGCTGTCGGGAGGCATGCAGCAACGCGCCTCTATCGCGCGGGCGCTGGCCTTTGATGCCGATTTGCTGCTGATGGATGAACCTTTTGGCGCGCTTGATGAAATCGTCCGCGACCATCTGAATGAACAGCTTCTCCAACTGTGGCAAAAGACCGGCAAGACAATCTGTTTCGTCACCCATTCCATTCCCGAGGCGGTCTATCTGTCGACCCGGATTGTCGTCATGTCGCCGCGCCCGGGGCGCGTGACCGACATTATTGAATCCGACCTGCCGCGGGACCGGCCCCTCGATATCCGGGAATCGAAACGGTTCCTTGAAATCGCCCAGCGGGTGCGCAACGGCCTTCGCGAGGGACATTCCTATGACTAG
- a CDS encoding NAD(P)-dependent oxidoreductase, whose product MVDRYLEDGILDSRLDAGDYDENFGDAHPPLDAHEAMVAADRCYFCYDAPCVTACPTGIDIPKFIRQIATGNLDGSARTIFDQNILGGMCARVCPTETLCEQACVREAAEGKPVQIGLLQRHATDHAMSHGRQFYSRAAETGKSVAVIGAGPAGLACAHRLAMKGHTVTVYDAREKAGGLNEYGIATYKTVDDFAQHEVDYVTAIGGIEIVTGAPLGDDLKLDDLTAKHDAVFVGIGLAGVNALGVDGEEEDAVASAVDFIAELRQSTDMAKIPVGRRVMVIGGGMTAIDVATQAHLLGAQEVTIAYRRGREQMNASEVEQNQSTSKGVNIRHWMQPVSVTKSDSGCLLVKMEYTSLSGGKLAGTGKFQTFEVDQLFKAIGQTLDAGSALAGITLEKGRIKVDDTFRTSNPSVWAGGDCTAGGDDLTVTAVAQGRDAAESIHAALSA is encoded by the coding sequence ATGGTCGATCGCTATCTCGAGGACGGTATCCTCGACAGCCGGCTTGACGCCGGCGATTACGACGAAAATTTCGGCGACGCGCACCCACCCCTTGACGCGCATGAAGCGATGGTCGCGGCGGACAGGTGCTATTTCTGTTATGACGCGCCCTGCGTGACGGCATGCCCGACGGGAATCGACATTCCGAAATTCATCCGCCAGATCGCGACCGGCAATCTGGACGGGTCGGCACGAACAATCTTTGACCAGAATATCCTTGGCGGCATGTGCGCCCGGGTCTGCCCGACGGAAACGCTGTGTGAACAGGCCTGTGTCCGCGAGGCTGCCGAGGGCAAGCCTGTGCAGATCGGATTGCTGCAGCGCCACGCGACAGACCATGCGATGAGCCATGGCCGCCAGTTTTACAGTCGCGCCGCCGAAACCGGCAAAAGCGTTGCCGTCATCGGGGCCGGACCCGCAGGGCTTGCCTGTGCCCACCGGCTGGCAATGAAGGGCCATACGGTCACTGTCTATGACGCGCGCGAAAAGGCCGGCGGCCTGAATGAATATGGCATTGCCACCTACAAGACGGTTGATGATTTTGCGCAGCATGAAGTCGACTATGTCACCGCCATTGGCGGCATCGAGATTGTGACCGGTGCGCCTCTGGGGGATGATCTGAAACTTGACGATCTGACCGCAAAACATGACGCGGTGTTTGTCGGCATCGGCCTTGCCGGGGTCAACGCCCTTGGCGTTGATGGCGAGGAGGAGGATGCCGTGGCCAGCGCCGTTGATTTCATCGCCGAGCTGCGCCAAAGCACTGACATGGCAAAAATCCCCGTTGGGCGGCGCGTGATGGTTATCGGTGGCGGCATGACCGCCATTGATGTCGCGACGCAGGCGCATCTTCTTGGTGCCCAGGAAGTGACAATCGCCTATCGGCGTGGCCGCGAACAGATGAATGCCTCCGAGGTCGAGCAGAACCAGTCAACCTCCAAGGGCGTGAATATCCGGCATTGGATGCAGCCTGTCTCGGTCACGAAATCGGACAGTGGCTGTCTTTTGGTGAAGATGGAATATACCAGCCTGTCCGGTGGCAAGCTCGCCGGCACCGGTAAATTCCAGACCTTTGAGGTCGACCAGCTGTTCAAGGCCATTGGCCAGACTCTCGATGCCGGCAGCGCGCTTGCCGGGATCACGCTGGAAAAGGGACGCATCAAGGTTGATGACACCTTCCGGACATCCAACCCGTCTGTCTGGGCTGGCGGCGACTGTACCGCCGGCGGTGACGACCTGACGGTGACCGCGGTGGCGCAGGGGCGCGACGCGGCCGAATCAATCCACGCGGCACTGTCCGCCTGA
- a CDS encoding ABC transporter substrate-binding protein, giving the protein MKKTLTTLLALAATVAMGTAASAADKLTLQLKWVTQAQFAGYFVAADQGFYAEEGLDVTIKPGGPDVSPVQVIAGGGADVVIDWMPSALASREKGVDLVNIAQPFKSSGMMLTCRKDSGITAPADFRGKTLGVWFYGNEYPFLSWMSQLNIPTDGSSSGVNVLKQGFNVDPILQKQAECVSTMTYNEYWQVIDAGLTADELVVFKYQDQGVATLEDGLYVLGDRLKDAAFQDQMVRFVRASMKGWKWAESNPDAAADIVLENDATGAQTEKHQRRMMREIAKLTAGSNGALDPADYERTVATLMKGGSDPVITKKPSGAWTHMITDKAL; this is encoded by the coding sequence ATGAAAAAAACTCTGACAACCCTGCTGGCACTTGCCGCAACCGTTGCCATGGGCACGGCGGCAAGCGCGGCAGACAAGCTGACCTTGCAGTTGAAATGGGTCACCCAGGCCCAGTTCGCCGGATATTTTGTGGCCGCTGACCAGGGCTTTTACGCCGAAGAAGGCCTTGATGTCACCATCAAGCCGGGCGGGCCCGATGTCTCACCGGTACAGGTGATCGCCGGTGGCGGCGCTGATGTGGTGATTGACTGGATGCCATCGGCTCTGGCCTCACGCGAAAAGGGTGTGGACCTTGTGAACATCGCACAACCCTTCAAATCCTCTGGCATGATGCTGACCTGCCGCAAGGATTCAGGCATCACCGCGCCGGCCGATTTCCGCGGCAAGACACTTGGCGTCTGGTTCTATGGCAACGAATATCCGTTCCTGTCTTGGATGAGCCAGCTGAACATTCCGACCGATGGCAGCAGCAGTGGTGTCAACGTCCTCAAGCAGGGCTTCAATGTCGACCCGATCCTGCAGAAGCAGGCCGAATGTGTGTCCACAATGACCTACAACGAATACTGGCAGGTGATTGACGCCGGCCTGACCGCCGATGAACTGGTCGTCTTCAAATATCAGGACCAGGGCGTGGCCACACTTGAGGACGGTCTCTACGTTCTTGGTGACCGGCTCAAGGATGCCGCCTTCCAGGACCAGATGGTCCGCTTTGTGCGGGCCTCGATGAAGGGCTGGAAATGGGCTGAGTCAAACCCGGATGCCGCTGCCGATATTGTGCTGGAGAATGACGCCACCGGCGCCCAGACAGAAAAGCACCAGCGCCGGATGATGCGTGAAATCGCCAAGCTGACCGCCGGGTCGAACGGCGCGCTGGACCCTGCCGATTACGAGCGCACGGTCGCAACGCTGATGAAGGGCGGATCTGATCCGGTGATCACCAAGAAGCCGTCAGGTGCCTGGACACATATGATCACGGACAAGGCGCTGTAA